The genomic stretch TTTTTGATCACTAAATATATATTCGTTATACCATTTATATATCTATATGAATTGTGCAATTTTAGTATTTAACGAATAGATTAAAAATAAACATAATAACATTTTAAGATAATTTCCATAAGAAATTTCTGAGTTTTATTACATCTCCTATGACTAGCATAGAGGGAGAGGATAAGTTAAGTTCTGACAATTCCCTAAGCTTAACTAAGGAAACTCGTTGATCAATATAAGTACCTCTTTCTATTATAGCTACTTCCTCTGATGGACTTCTTTTAGATATTAAGCCTTTAGAAATTTCCTCTAATCTCTTACCCGCCATTAATACTATCAAAGTTCCCTTCTCGGGAATTTTCTGAAAATCGAAAAGCTTACCTCCCTCAGTTATACCACTGACAATAGTTATCATATCGGAGATTTTTGGGAAAGTTAAAGGTATTCCAGCATAGGCAGGGACTGAATTAACTGACGAAACACCGGGTATTACTTCACACTCTATTCCCTCTTCTGTTAACGTAAGACAGATCTTTCCGCCCCTTCCAAAAATGTAAGGATCACCGTTCTTTAATCTTACTACCAGCTTACCTTTTAAAGAATATTTTCTTAGTATATCTATTTCCTCATTATCATTGTTAAGGTAAATCATTTTACAGGAGGATTTTGAGTAAGATAATACTTCTTTAGGTGTTAAATGGTCGTAGATTATGACGTCAGCTGCTCGAATATACTTTATACCCTTTAAGGTTATTAATTCTGGATCTCCTGGACCTGCACCAACTAATACTACCTTACCCTTGTTTAAATTTTATCACCTCATTTAATCTCTTCTTTAGTAATTCGTGATATTCCCTAAATCCCTCTATTTTTACATCAAATTTGTGTGGCTTCATTAAATCTCTAGTCTTATCATGCCTTTTCAAATATTCAATTATCTTCTTATTGCCCAATTTTCTAAATACTTCTCCTGCATCTTTTCCTAAGTCCTTATTCTTCTCATAAAGCTGTAGTAATACCTCAGTAACATCAGCTAATCTTTTAGAAGGTACTTGATATAAGTAAATTACGTTCTCCTCCCAGTCTATTAAGGGTTCTCCTAAGTGGTCATTGGAACCTCCTATCTTTAACATGTAAAGCTCATATCCACTACCTACCCAACTAATGGGATGAGTAGCGGGTCTGGAGCATTGTGCCACACAACCAGAAATACCTAGAGATGCTGAAACGTTAGAAAAACCTCTTCTCTCTAACTCATCAATAAGTGATGGAAGGAATCTCTCGGAGTCAGTAAACGATAACTTGCAAGTAGGGAATCCTACACAAGCTATAGAATTAATTCTCAGTTTAGAATATGGCTTTCCGTCTCTGAATCCGTAACCGAATTCTTTAAATATTTTTTCAATTTCGTCTCTTTGATCTATTTGGGTGATTATTAAATGCTGATTAGGTGTTATAAACAGTTTTACATCGTAATAATTATCTATGATATATCTTATCATACTCTTTATCTTACCGTTCTTTCCATCAATAACTCTTCCATTTTCAATAAAGATTCCGTAACCCCATTTATTCCCTAATTTTATCCATCCTAGATGCAACTCTTTGAAACTAAGGTTAATATCCTTAATCCCTCCTAATTCTATTCCAGAGTACTCTCTTACTTTCTCCCTCATCCATTCTACTCCCATCTTATATACTAAATATTTCAACCTAGCCCAATACCGGTTTTTTCTATCACCCCATTCTTGTTGTATCCTAACTATAGCATCTAAAACCCTTATCAATTCTTCTTCGCTAACAGTCCCTATAGGCAATGCTAAGGCTGAGAAAGTAGGATATGAATTATTTTCTCCCATCGATCCGCCAACGTATAGTTGATAATCTTCTATTTTACCTTCTTCTATTACTGGGACTATACCTATATCATTAGCCCTAACCTCTACGCAATTATCAATAACGTATCTATCATTAATTTTAATAATTCCTGCAATTGCAATCTTGAATTTTCTAGGTAATAAATTATCTGAATACTTAAAAAATTCTCTATTTTCAATTTCGCTTGAAATATTCGGATCTAACTCGAATACTTGAATGTAAAGTTGTGACGGTAGTCTAAAATACTCAGCTATTTTCCTAGCAAGTCTATTTACATCAAAACCGTAATACGACGATATAGGACAGGAAATCGTATTTCTTACGTTGTCCCCACATCCGTTCAAGGTATAGAATTTGGATTCAACTATATCCCTTATTGCGTTAACCAGATCCCTCTTTTTAACATTATGGAATTGAACATCTTGTCTCGTGGTCAATTTTAATGAAGGTTGCGGATAACCAGTATATGCATTTGAAATAGTATATTTGTTCGCGACTTCATCGAGTATTCTCCACTGATCAGAACTTATAGGACCTCCTCCGGGAATCGGTAGCCTTACCATGTATATCCAATCTTTGACTCCATTTAATTTCATCTTATCTCTATTGAACTCTAAATAAATACCGAAACTTTTGACTATTTGAGCTATTTCTTTTTCTATATCGTCTCTTGTTAAATCATTAACTGAGTTATAAATTCCTAAGGAATCTTGTGTTAAACCTTTTGTTATTAGTTTAATCTTTTCCTCTTCACTATAATCTTCGGGCTTCGTTTTAAAGGTGGGGTTTATTGATGATATGATTACTTCACCTCCCTATAATGCAATCCACATTCTTTGTCTCCACTTTGTTCCCACCACCATCTACCTGCCCTAGGATGTTCCCAAGGCTTCGTCGGTATCGTACATGGTACACATCCTATACTCTTATACCCTTTATCGTAGAGCTTATTATAAGGAACATTATTTTTATTTATATATTCCCATACTTGTTCCCAAATCCAATCCGCTAAAGGATTTAGTTTTACTATTCCCCCATTGATTTCATCAATTTCAATTTTCCTTATTTTACTTCTAGTGAAATTTTGTTCTCTCCTTAGCCCAGTTATCCATGCATTCATCCCCTCCAAAGCTCTCTTTAAAGGCCTTACTTTTCTAATTTCACAACATAATTTTCTGAGCTCAATACTTTTATAAAATAAGTTTATTCCATGTTTTTTGACCATTTCTTCTACCTCTTTATAATCTGGGAAGTATATTGATAAATCTATATTATATATGTTTGTAATCTGTTCTATTAAATCATAAGTTTCTTGATGTAATCTTCCGGTATCTATTATGAAAACCTTCGGCCTTTTCACTATTTTACTAAGCATGTCTAATATTACTAAATCTTCTGCTTGAAGACTGCATGCTAAGATTATTTTAGGCTGAAACTTTTCTATACCCCATTTTAAGATTTCTATTGGTTCTTTCTCTTCGAAGTAACTATTGAGCTTTTCGAGTTCTTCTCTGCTTATCATCTAAATACTTGTATTTGGATTAATAATTTTAGTTTTTCGATATGTGCAAAATTTGCACAAATAGCTAAATTTAAAAACCAGTTAACAAAATAACTTTTCCCAGATGACCCAATTTATAGGGCACGGAAGAGTTGAGGTAGTTGAAAGAACTATTAGGAATTTTAGTGACTTTAAGGAGTTAAATAAAATTAACGTGAGAAGGCAATTAGCTCATGAAATAATAGGAATAGCCTACGGTTTCTTCTCTCCGCTTAAAGGTTTCATGATCTTCAACGAAGTCGATTCAGTTGTTAAAGAAATGAGACTTCCAAATGGGATATTGTGGCCTATTCCACTGGTTTTTGATGTAAATGAAACAAACGGGATAAAGGAAGACGATATTATAGGAATTACGTATCTTGGAAAACCATTAGCAGTAATGCATGTTAAGGAAATATTTACTTATGACAAAGTTTACATGGCTGAGAAAGTGTATAAGACGATTGATATTAAGCATCCTGGTGTGAAAAGAACATTAAGTTATGCTAATAAATTTATAGGTGGTGATATTTGGTTAATAAAAGAGCCTAAATTTTCTCAACCTTATACGGATTTTTGGTTAACTCCAAGACAACATAGAGAGATGTTTGAAAGGAAAGGTTGGAAAAATATAGTAGCATTCCAAACCAGAAATGTACCTCATACGGGTCATGAATATTTAGTGAAATATGCTTGGTTTGCTGCAAATGGTAGTGATAAAGTTGAAGAACCAAAAACCGGGATTTTAGTTAATGTAGTAATAGGTGAAAAGAGAATAGGGGATTACATAGATGAGGCCATTCTTCTAACTCATGATGCCCTATCTAAATATGGTTACATTAGCAGGAGAGTTCATATGCTCTCATTTACCTTATGGGATATGAGATATGCGGGACCTAGAGAAGCAGTACTTCATGCTATAATTAGAAGTAACCTAGGTTGCACTCATCACGTATTTGGCAGAGATCATGCGGGAGTTGGAAACTATTACTCACCTTATGAGGCTCATGAAATTTTCGATACAATTGACGAGAAGGACCTAATTATAAAGCCAATATTCTTGAGGGAGAATTATTACTGCCCTAAGTGTGGAAATATAGAAAATGAAATGTTGTGCGACCATAAGGATGAAAGGCAAGGGTTTAGTGGAAGTTTACTAAGGAGTGTTATACTGGATGAAGTTAAGCCTACTAAGATGGTTATGAGACCGGAAGTTTTCGATATCCTAATGAAAGCTGCTAAGGAATATGGTTTTGGAAGCCCCTTTGTGACTAAAGAATATTTAGAAAAGAGGAGAAAAATATTCGATTTAAGTGATTAAAAGTGAAAATCTTTATCTGGCTTAATGAGGAAATGAGTAAGAAAATAGATGAATTGAGTTTAAATTATGCTAAAGAAGTGTTAGGGGGAATGAAAAGAATAGAGATTGATGTCGAGGAAGACATTGTCAACGAGATAGTTAAACTATTTCCTAATGTAAAAATAGATAAATCTACGACTGACTCTATAGAGCTATTACCTAAGAGTTTTAAGAATGAGATTCTTAAGCTAATTATAGAAAAGAAGATCGATCCTAAGAAAGCGTTACTTGAAGTATTAAATACACTTAAATATAGATGAATATGAGTGACTTAAATATATTCATATCATATAAGTTTAATTAGCGACAATATCGCCACCATAAAGCTTTAGGAAGAAAGTCCCCTTCTAGTTCAGAATAAAAATTGTATCTAATTTACCAATGATGAATTTATGATTATTTATTTTTAAGTTAATTTTAAAAAATAAATATTCTAAATATAAAAATTAGTGATAGTAGAATCTATGAAAACAATATAGATTGATATTTTAACACTCAAGTTAAAAGTTATATTGTGATTATTTTAGC from Sulfolobus sp. S-194 encodes the following:
- a CDS encoding phosphoadenylyl-sulfate reductase; the protein is MISREELEKLNSYFEEKEPIEILKWGIEKFQPKIILACSLQAEDLVILDMLSKIVKRPKVFIIDTGRLHQETYDLIEQITNIYNIDLSIYFPDYKEVEEMVKKHGINLFYKSIELRKLCCEIRKVRPLKRALEGMNAWITGLRREQNFTRSKIRKIEIDEINGGIVKLNPLADWIWEQVWEYINKNNVPYNKLYDKGYKSIGCVPCTIPTKPWEHPRAGRWWWEQSGDKECGLHYREVK
- a CDS encoding nitrite/sulfite reductase — encoded protein: MISSINPTFKTKPEDYSEEEKIKLITKGLTQDSLGIYNSVNDLTRDDIEKEIAQIVKSFGIYLEFNRDKMKLNGVKDWIYMVRLPIPGGGPISSDQWRILDEVANKYTISNAYTGYPQPSLKLTTRQDVQFHNVKKRDLVNAIRDIVESKFYTLNGCGDNVRNTISCPISSYYGFDVNRLARKIAEYFRLPSQLYIQVFELDPNISSEIENREFFKYSDNLLPRKFKIAIAGIIKINDRYVIDNCVEVRANDIGIVPVIEEGKIEDYQLYVGGSMGENNSYPTFSALALPIGTVSEEELIRVLDAIVRIQQEWGDRKNRYWARLKYLVYKMGVEWMREKVREYSGIELGGIKDINLSFKELHLGWIKLGNKWGYGIFIENGRVIDGKNGKIKSMIRYIIDNYYDVKLFITPNQHLIITQIDQRDEIEKIFKEFGYGFRDGKPYSKLRINSIACVGFPTCKLSFTDSERFLPSLIDELERRGFSNVSASLGISGCVAQCSRPATHPISWVGSGYELYMLKIGGSNDHLGEPLIDWEENVIYLYQVPSKRLADVTEVLLQLYEKNKDLGKDAGEVFRKLGNKKIIEYLKRHDKTRDLMKPHKFDVKIEGFREYHELLKKRLNEVIKFKQG
- the sat gene encoding sulfate adenylyltransferase, which gives rise to MTQFIGHGRVEVVERTIRNFSDFKELNKINVRRQLAHEIIGIAYGFFSPLKGFMIFNEVDSVVKEMRLPNGILWPIPLVFDVNETNGIKEDDIIGITYLGKPLAVMHVKEIFTYDKVYMAEKVYKTIDIKHPGVKRTLSYANKFIGGDIWLIKEPKFSQPYTDFWLTPRQHREMFERKGWKNIVAFQTRNVPHTGHEYLVKYAWFAANGSDKVEEPKTGILVNVVIGEKRIGDYIDEAILLTHDALSKYGYISRRVHMLSFTLWDMRYAGPREAVLHAIIRSNLGCTHHVFGRDHAGVGNYYSPYEAHEIFDTIDEKDLIIKPIFLRENYYCPKCGNIENEMLCDHKDERQGFSGSLLRSVILDEVKPTKMVMRPEVFDILMKAAKEYGFGSPFVTKEYLEKRRKIFDLSD